The proteins below come from a single Afipia felis ATCC 53690 genomic window:
- a CDS encoding flagellar biosynthetic protein FliO: MSQIVWIFFAILIVLALIGAAAYLVRRFAGRGIGSSNSRGRMPRLAVIDAAAVDGRRRLVLVRRDNVEHLLMIGGPSDIVVEPNIVRSGTTRDAAATPRQPAGTDLPPRIPLPDTNWPEPAASPAESLDFPEPVVPPPPPRPTPRPSLSDDLRRAPSVTPDRTRDDLLASPAQEPVVRPDPALRADRPARPLPRSERLEPSLSRTPRLDPATPARPAPRAPEPRAPESISAADQNLAEMAQRLEAALRRPGTRVEASETRTVTVNSSERIGAPSVAPEAPAPRAGSHDAAEEADPARPAFENLEDEMASLLGRPKNPT, encoded by the coding sequence ATGTCGCAGATTGTGTGGATTTTCTTCGCCATCCTGATCGTGCTGGCGCTGATAGGCGCGGCCGCCTATCTCGTGCGCCGCTTCGCCGGACGCGGAATCGGATCGAGTAACAGTCGCGGGCGGATGCCCCGCCTCGCCGTGATCGATGCCGCCGCGGTCGACGGCCGCCGCCGTCTGGTGCTGGTGCGCCGGGATAACGTCGAGCATCTGCTGATGATCGGCGGCCCGAGCGACATCGTCGTCGAGCCCAACATCGTGCGCAGCGGCACAACCCGTGATGCCGCAGCCACCCCGCGCCAGCCCGCCGGCACCGACCTGCCGCCGCGGATTCCGTTGCCGGACACCAACTGGCCGGAGCCTGCGGCGAGTCCTGCCGAGTCTCTCGATTTTCCGGAGCCAGTCGTGCCGCCGCCTCCACCGCGCCCGACGCCGCGGCCCTCTCTCAGCGACGATCTCCGCCGAGCGCCGTCCGTCACCCCGGATCGCACGCGAGACGATCTTCTCGCTTCGCCCGCACAGGAGCCGGTTGTCCGTCCAGACCCGGCGCTGCGCGCCGATCGTCCCGCGCGTCCGCTGCCGCGCAGCGAACGGCTGGAGCCCTCGCTGTCGCGCACGCCGCGCCTCGATCCTGCCACGCCAGCGCGGCCAGCGCCGCGTGCACCCGAACCACGCGCACCCGAGTCCATTTCCGCCGCCGACCAGAACCTCGCTGAAATGGCGCAGCGGCTTGAAGCTGCCCTGCGCCGCCCCGGCACGCGCGTCGAGGCAAGCGAGACCCGCACCGTCACCGTGAATTCGTCAGAACGGATTGGTGCCCCATCGGTGGCGCCAGAAGCGCCCGCGCCGCGCGCCGGTTCACACGACGCCGCTGAAGAAGCCGACCCCGCCCGTCCCGCCTTCGAGAATCTCGAGGACGAGATGGCGAGCCTGCTCGGCCGCCCGAAGAACCCGACGTGA
- the flgB gene encoding flagellar basal body rod protein FlgB, translating into MAITDLPMLSMLRTKMQWHQERQRVLAENVSNSDTPNFRPRDLVDPTFDKTGINGMHEISMVRTSANHIQAAGVSEAFGSNTGGYETRPAGNAVNIEDEMLKVASNQMDYAAAASLYSKSLDLIKTAIGKR; encoded by the coding sequence ATGGCGATCACCGATCTTCCGATGTTGTCGATGCTGCGGACCAAGATGCAATGGCATCAGGAACGTCAACGCGTACTGGCCGAAAACGTCTCCAATTCCGATACGCCGAATTTCCGCCCGCGCGATCTCGTCGATCCGACTTTCGACAAGACCGGCATCAACGGCATGCATGAAATCTCGATGGTGCGCACCAGCGCCAACCATATCCAAGCGGCGGGCGTCAGCGAGGCGTTCGGCTCCAACACCGGCGGCTACGAGACACGGCCCGCGGGCAATGCCGTCAACATCGAGGACGAGATGCTGAAGGTGGCCTCCAACCAGATGGACTACGCCGCCGCTGCCTCGCTCTACAGTAAGAGCCTCGACCTCATCAAAACCGCCATCGGCAAGCGCTAA
- the flgC gene encoding flagellar basal body rod protein FlgC, producing the protein MAESMDFLKSMSIATSGLRAQAGRMRVISENIANADSTASTAGGDPYRRKVPTFSSALDRSLDAQVVSLGRIKTDTTSSFRIKHEPGNPAADASGNVKYPNVNSLVEMTDMREAQRSYEANLNIISATRRMIQRTLDILKA; encoded by the coding sequence ATGGCTGAAAGCATGGACTTCCTCAAATCGATGAGCATCGCGACTTCCGGGCTGCGCGCGCAGGCGGGGCGGATGCGGGTGATCTCCGAAAACATCGCCAACGCCGATTCGACCGCGAGCACCGCGGGCGGTGATCCCTATCGCCGCAAGGTGCCGACTTTCTCCTCGGCGCTCGATCGCTCGCTGGATGCGCAGGTGGTGTCACTCGGCCGGATCAAGACCGACACCACGTCGAGCTTCCGCATCAAGCATGAGCCGGGCAATCCGGCGGCGGACGCCAGCGGCAATGTCAAATATCCGAACGTCAATTCGCTGGTGGAAATGACCGACATGCGCGAGGCGCAGCGGTCCTACGAAGCCAACCTCAACATCATCAGCGCGACGCGTCGGATGATCCAGCGCACTCTCGACATTCTCAAGGCCTGA
- the fliE gene encoding flagellar hook-basal body complex protein FliE, which translates to MATPSVAANAYASLSRIMESATGSGAAGKTAQSGGPSFSSLVKEAMNGVLDAGRKSDAQTVAMASGKANVMDVVTAVAETDVAVSTLVSVRDKVIQSYEDIMKMPI; encoded by the coding sequence ATGGCAACGCCTTCAGTCGCAGCTAACGCTTACGCAAGCCTATCGCGCATCATGGAGTCCGCCACGGGCTCCGGCGCCGCAGGGAAAACCGCCCAGAGCGGCGGTCCCTCGTTCAGTTCGCTCGTGAAGGAGGCGATGAACGGCGTGCTCGATGCCGGCCGCAAATCCGACGCGCAGACGGTGGCGATGGCCTCCGGCAAGGCGAACGTGATGGACGTGGTGACGGCGGTCGCAGAAACCGATGTCGCGGTCTCCACGCTCGTGTCGGTGCGCGACAAGGTCATCCAGTCCTACGAAGACATCATGAAGATGCCGATCTGA
- the fliQ gene encoding flagellar biosynthesis protein FliQ: protein MTGPEVLEVARDSIWTIVLVSAPVLVVGLVVGVSISLVQALTQIQEQTLVFVPKILAVFITLLVALPFMADALHSHMMRISSRIIGG, encoded by the coding sequence ATGACCGGCCCCGAAGTTCTGGAAGTGGCGCGCGATTCGATCTGGACCATCGTGCTGGTCTCGGCGCCGGTGCTGGTGGTCGGCCTCGTGGTCGGCGTTTCGATCTCGCTGGTGCAGGCGCTGACCCAGATCCAGGAACAGACACTGGTGTTCGTGCCGAAGATCTTGGCGGTGTTCATCACGCTCCTGGTCGCGCTGCCGTTCATGGCAGATGCCCTGCACAGCCACATGATGCGGATTTCGTCGCGAATCATCGGCGGATAA
- the fliR gene encoding flagellar biosynthetic protein FliR, with translation MRIDISFLPALAATFMLVFARVGAMMMLLPGFGEANVPVRLRLGIALMLTLIMLPLHRAAYHVDLSSTTAVMVLMVHEIIVGVVLGATARFTLAALSVAGSIIAQQVGLGFVTAVDPTQDQQSVIVANFLTILGIALIFATDTHYLVLAALNDSYTLFSPGELMPSGDVAALATKAFTTAFKIGVQLSAPFIIFGLIFNLGLGLLARMMPQMQVYFVGVPLSILAGFLLLGVVLVAVMGTFLDYFSGVMHQLAPVSGGG, from the coding sequence ATGCGCATCGACATCTCATTTCTGCCGGCACTGGCGGCGACCTTCATGCTGGTCTTCGCCCGCGTTGGCGCGATGATGATGCTGTTGCCTGGCTTCGGCGAGGCCAACGTCCCGGTTCGTCTGCGTCTCGGCATTGCGTTGATGCTCACGCTCATCATGCTGCCGCTGCATCGCGCGGCCTATCACGTCGATCTCTCGTCCACGACTGCGGTGATGGTGCTGATGGTCCATGAGATCATCGTCGGCGTGGTGCTTGGCGCCACCGCGCGCTTCACACTCGCGGCGCTGTCGGTGGCGGGTTCGATCATTGCCCAGCAGGTGGGGCTGGGCTTCGTCACGGCGGTTGATCCGACGCAGGACCAGCAGTCGGTGATCGTGGCGAACTTCCTCACCATTCTCGGCATCGCACTGATCTTCGCGACAGACACACATTACCTCGTGCTGGCGGCACTGAACGACAGCTATACGCTGTTCTCGCCCGGCGAACTGATGCCGAGCGGCGACGTCGCCGCGCTGGCGACCAAGGCATTCACGACAGCCTTCAAGATCGGCGTGCAGTTGTCGGCGCCGTTCATCATCTTCGGTCTCATCTTCAACCTCGGTCTTGGCCTGCTGGCGCGGATGATGCCGCAGATGCAGGTCTATTTCGTCGGCGTCCCGCTTTCTATCCTTGCGGGCTTTCTGCTGCTCGGCGTCGTTCTCGTCGCCGTGATGGGCACCTTCCTCGATTATTTCAGCGGCGTGATGCACCAGCTCGCGCCGGTGAGCGGCGGAGGGTAG
- the flhB gene encoding flagellar biosynthesis protein FlhB, whose product MAEGSDEDKTQDPTAKRLEEAHKRGDVAKSIEVNTWFMIAGATFVMSSFSGSIANNLTVPLKNLLEHAGQMKTDGASLLLLVGRLETMMLAALGIPFALLIVAAVGGHLIQHRPVWSVDPITPKFSKLSPMSGAKRLFGKQAAANFAKGLFKILVLGVVMAWVMWPEHERADVMVRIDPNLMLDLTRSMALKLMGTVVALLAIVAALDYLFQYRSWFERQKMSLQEVKDEYKQSEGDPHIKGRIRALRVARMRKRMMAAVPTASVIITNPTHYAVALKYERGMPAPICVAKGVDLIAFKIREVAAAHDIPVVENVPLARALHASVEIDDEIPVEHYHAVAEVIGYVMRLKRSLRGN is encoded by the coding sequence GTGGCGGAGGGAAGCGACGAGGACAAAACACAAGACCCCACAGCCAAACGGCTGGAAGAAGCGCACAAACGTGGCGACGTCGCCAAGAGCATCGAGGTCAACACCTGGTTCATGATCGCGGGCGCGACCTTCGTGATGTCGTCGTTTTCCGGGTCGATCGCCAACAACCTCACCGTGCCGCTGAAGAACCTGCTGGAACATGCGGGGCAGATGAAAACCGACGGGGCGAGCCTGCTGCTTTTGGTGGGACGGCTCGAGACCATGATGCTGGCGGCGCTCGGCATTCCGTTCGCGTTGCTGATTGTGGCCGCAGTCGGCGGTCATCTGATCCAGCACCGGCCGGTCTGGTCGGTCGATCCGATTACGCCGAAATTCAGCAAGCTGTCGCCGATGTCAGGCGCGAAGCGGCTGTTCGGCAAGCAGGCGGCGGCGAATTTCGCCAAGGGACTGTTCAAGATTCTCGTGCTGGGCGTCGTGATGGCGTGGGTGATGTGGCCCGAGCACGAACGCGCCGACGTGATGGTGCGGATCGATCCCAATCTGATGCTGGACCTGACGCGCTCGATGGCGCTGAAGCTGATGGGAACCGTGGTGGCGCTCCTCGCGATCGTCGCCGCACTGGACTATCTGTTCCAGTATCGGAGCTGGTTCGAGCGGCAGAAGATGTCGCTTCAGGAGGTGAAGGACGAATACAAGCAGTCGGAGGGCGACCCACACATCAAGGGCCGCATTCGCGCACTGCGCGTGGCAAGGATGCGCAAGCGCATGATGGCGGCGGTGCCGACGGCGTCCGTGATCATTACCAACCCGACCCACTACGCGGTGGCGCTGAAATACGAGCGCGGCATGCCCGCGCCGATCTGCGTCGCCAAGGGCGTCGACCTGATCGCCTTCAAGATCCGCGAAGTCGCAGCCGCCCACGATATTCCAGTTGTGGAGAACGTGCCGCTGGCGCGCGCGCTTCATGCCTCCGTCGAAATCGACGACGAAATTCCGGTGGAACACTACCATGCGGTGGCCGAAGTCATCGGCTACGTCATGCGGCTGAAGCGCAGCCTGCGGGGAAACTGA
- the cckA gene encoding cell cycle histidine kinase CckA — translation MKADLTTGRPDNLAPVAEPARRGGIALVLIIAVAVVAAAVGFMVLGRSQAQPFILGLISLLAMVGLFTLFAFAAGIVRFADRVAENPLMRPMADNAFDGLAVTDARGHIVYYNNAYLALTGAASAQDVRPVERVFIGNPDVSEAVFRLLKAAKEGKRQQEEVRVTDAERGARWLRMRVQPLGHSRRESRYAVWSVADITRDRERQEDVFQELQHAIEYLDHAPCGFFSVTPGGELAYVNATLSNWLDYDLAEIGSGGLRLTDILSGDGAALLTSITPEPGEVKTEVFDVDLRMRSGKTMPARLYHKLAFGADGVPGASRTLVINRARDEHADPQRAAEVRFMRFFDHTPMAIATVDRDGQIVRANARFAKLTQSLSAQASANKSIFAVVHERDRGEVTAIIGRAAEGQGDIPPVEAMLDGDKDRWAQFFVTSVEHDERDAEVAIVYLLETTEKRQLENQFAQSQKMQAVGQLAGGIAHDFNNVLSAIMMANDFLLNAHKPTDPSFQDIMQIKQNATRAATLVRQLLAFSRRQTLRPQVLDLGDALSDLTMLLKRLIGEKVKLDVVHGRDLWPVKVDVSQFEQVIVNLAVNARDAMAEGGKLVVKTSNVASQDVARLQAKGMPAADYVRIDVSDTGTGMTAEIVDKIFEPFFSTKEVGKGTGLGLSTVYGIVKQTGGFIYVDSTPGQGTMFSIYLPRHIVEKEAEAPVPATEAAAAKAKPADLTGQGTILLVEDEDGLRSLNARGLRSRGYTVIEAENGLDALDALEAEGGVVDLVVSDVVMPEMDGPTMLAAMRKTNPSLKIIFVSGYAEDAFEKSLPDGEQFAFLPKPFTLSQLVGAVKETMNG, via the coding sequence ATGAAGGCAGACCTGACCACCGGCAGGCCGGATAACCTCGCCCCCGTTGCTGAGCCCGCGAGGCGAGGCGGCATCGCGCTCGTCCTCATCATCGCGGTCGCTGTGGTGGCGGCGGCCGTGGGCTTCATGGTGCTCGGCCGCAGCCAGGCGCAACCCTTCATCCTCGGGCTGATTTCCCTGCTGGCGATGGTCGGCCTGTTCACGCTGTTCGCCTTTGCGGCCGGCATCGTGCGGTTTGCCGACCGGGTCGCGGAAAATCCGCTGATGCGGCCGATGGCGGACAACGCCTTCGACGGCCTCGCGGTGACCGACGCGCGTGGCCACATCGTTTATTACAACAATGCCTATCTGGCCCTGACGGGCGCTGCGAGCGCGCAGGACGTGCGTCCGGTCGAGCGGGTGTTCATCGGCAATCCCGATGTGTCCGAGGCGGTGTTCCGGCTGCTGAAGGCTGCCAAGGAAGGCAAGCGCCAGCAGGAGGAGGTCCGTGTCACCGATGCCGAGCGCGGCGCGCGCTGGCTGCGGATGCGAGTGCAGCCGCTCGGCCATAGCCGGCGCGAATCTCGTTACGCGGTGTGGTCGGTCGCCGACATCACCCGTGACCGCGAGCGGCAGGAGGATGTGTTCCAGGAACTGCAGCACGCCATCGAATATCTCGACCATGCGCCGTGCGGGTTTTTCTCGGTAACGCCGGGCGGCGAACTGGCCTACGTCAACGCGACGCTCTCGAACTGGCTCGACTACGATCTCGCCGAGATCGGCTCGGGCGGGTTGAGGCTCACCGACATTCTTTCTGGTGACGGCGCCGCGCTCTTGACCTCGATCACGCCGGAGCCCGGCGAAGTCAAAACAGAAGTGTTCGACGTCGATCTGCGGATGCGCAGCGGCAAGACCATGCCCGCGCGGCTCTATCACAAGCTCGCTTTCGGGGCCGATGGCGTACCGGGCGCCTCGCGCACGCTGGTCATCAACCGCGCCCGCGACGAACATGCTGATCCGCAGCGCGCCGCCGAAGTGCGGTTCATGCGTTTCTTCGACCACACGCCGATGGCGATCGCCACGGTCGATCGGGACGGTCAGATCGTGCGCGCCAATGCGCGTTTCGCGAAGCTCACCCAGAGCCTGTCGGCGCAGGCGAGTGCCAACAAGTCGATCTTCGCGGTGGTGCACGAGCGCGACCGCGGCGAGGTGACTGCGATCATCGGCCGCGCCGCCGAAGGGCAGGGCGACATCCCGCCGGTCGAGGCAATGCTCGACGGCGACAAGGACCGCTGGGCACAGTTCTTCGTCACCTCGGTCGAGCACGACGAGCGCGACGCGGAAGTCGCCATTGTCTATCTCTTGGAGACCACCGAGAAGCGGCAACTGGAGAACCAGTTCGCGCAGTCGCAGAAGATGCAGGCGGTGGGCCAGCTCGCCGGCGGCATCGCCCACGACTTCAACAACGTGCTCTCTGCCATCATGATGGCGAACGACTTCCTGTTGAACGCGCACAAGCCGACCGACCCGTCGTTCCAAGACATCATGCAGATCAAGCAGAACGCCACGCGCGCCGCCACGCTGGTGCGGCAGCTGCTTGCGTTCTCTCGCCGCCAGACGCTGCGCCCGCAAGTGCTTGATCTCGGCGATGCGCTGTCCGACCTCACCATGCTGCTCAAGCGTTTGATCGGCGAGAAGGTGAAGCTCGACGTTGTCCATGGCCGCGATCTGTGGCCGGTGAAGGTCGACGTCTCGCAGTTCGAGCAGGTGATCGTGAACCTCGCGGTCAACGCGCGCGACGCAATGGCCGAAGGCGGCAAGCTCGTCGTCAAGACCAGCAACGTCGCGTCTCAGGACGTGGCGCGGCTGCAGGCCAAGGGCATGCCGGCGGCGGATTACGTCCGCATCGATGTCAGTGACACCGGCACCGGCATGACCGCGGAGATCGTGGACAAGATCTTCGAGCCGTTCTTCTCAACGAAGGAAGTCGGCAAGGGCACAGGCCTCGGCCTCTCGACCGTCTACGGCATCGTCAAGCAGACCGGCGGCTTCATCTACGTGGACTCGACGCCCGGTCAGGGCACGATGTTCAGCATCTATCTGCCGCGCCATATCGTCGAGAAGGAAGCGGAGGCGCCCGTACCGGCAACCGAGGCGGCTGCGGCCAAGGCCAAGCCCGCCGATCTCACCGGCCAGGGCACCATCCTGCTCGTCGAGGATGAGGACGGCCTGCGCTCGCTGAATGCGCGCGGCCTGCGCTCGCGAGGCTACACCGTGATCGAGGCAGAGAATGGTCTGGATGCACTGGATGCGCTGGAGGCCGAGGGCGGAGTGGTCGATCTTGTCGTCTCCGACGTGGTGATGCCGGAAATGGACGGCCCGACCATGCTCGCGGCGATGCGTAAAACCAACCCGTCGTTGAAGATTATTTTCGTCTCGGGCTATGCCGAGGATGCCTTCGAGAAGAGCTTGCCGGATGGTGAGCAGTTCGCCTTCCTGCCGAAGCCCTTTACCCTGAGCCAGCTCGTGGGTGCCGTCAAAGAGACGATGAACGGCTGA
- a CDS encoding Tim44 domain-containing protein: protein MIVSQRARAWLKTLVVILSVTVPLAATMSSADARAGRGVSSGSRGMRTSAPPPMTQTAPSAAQPMQRTITPNTTAPVNTANRGGFFNRPGLLGGLAAGFLGAGLFGMLFGNGLFGGLGGLSSIFGLLVQLVLIYFVARLAMSWWAKRNAPSYANNAPPPSPNEGQNYARTGFGLGTGSNSAPLEITPEDYEVFERRLSEVQDAWSNEDMNRLHSLATPEMVSYLSQDLSANSARGVVNKVSDVKLLQGDLAEAWREGPTDYATVALRFSLVDKTIDRASGRVVEGSDVPQEATEIWTFVRRPGSEWELSAIQQTN, encoded by the coding sequence ATGATCGTCTCGCAGCGCGCTCGCGCTTGGCTCAAGACCCTCGTTGTTATTCTGTCCGTGACGGTGCCGCTTGCAGCGACCATGTCGAGCGCCGATGCCCGTGCCGGCCGCGGCGTCAGTTCGGGTTCGCGCGGCATGCGCACCAGCGCGCCGCCGCCGATGACGCAGACCGCGCCGAGCGCGGCCCAGCCGATGCAGCGGACCATCACCCCGAACACGACCGCGCCGGTCAATACGGCGAACCGCGGCGGCTTCTTCAACCGTCCGGGCCTGCTCGGCGGTCTCGCCGCGGGCTTCCTCGGCGCGGGTCTGTTCGGAATGCTGTTCGGCAACGGCCTGTTCGGCGGTCTCGGTGGCCTGTCGTCGATTTTCGGCCTGCTGGTCCAGCTTGTGCTGATCTATTTCGTGGCGCGGCTTGCCATGTCGTGGTGGGCGAAGCGCAATGCTCCGTCCTACGCCAATAACGCACCGCCGCCGTCGCCGAACGAGGGGCAGAACTATGCCCGTACCGGTTTCGGCTTGGGTACGGGCAGCAACAGCGCTCCGCTGGAAATCACCCCGGAGGACTATGAGGTGTTCGAGCGCCGCCTGAGCGAGGTTCAGGATGCGTGGTCCAACGAAGACATGAACCGCCTGCATTCACTCGCGACGCCCGAGATGGTGTCGTATCTCTCGCAGGACCTCTCGGCGAATTCGGCCCGCGGCGTCGTCAACAAGGTATCCGACGTCAAGCTGCTGCAGGGTGATCTTGCGGAAGCCTGGCGCGAGGGACCGACCGACTACGCCACCGTCGCGCTGCGCTTCTCGCTTGTCGACAAGACGATCGATCGTGCGAGCGGCCGTGTGGTCGAAGGCAGCGACGTACCGCAGGAGGCCACGGAAATCTGGACCTTCGTGCGACGCCCCGGCAGCGAATGGGAATTGTCGGCGATCCAGCAGACCAACTGA